A window of Rhizobium sp. BT04 genomic DNA:
TCGATATCGGAAACCGATCGGCCGCCTTTGAGTGCCGGCGGCATGCCCGAACCGAGGATCGACGGCCGCGCGCCTTCGATGCCCATGATGCTGACATTGCGCTTGGCAAGTTCGGCAATCAGCTCCTTCAGCTGCGGCTTGTCGATCTGCAGATCCGTCAGGTCGAGCACGACAGGCCGGCCGAGGAAAAAGCCGGCCGAACGTGCGGCCAGATCGTCCAGCCTGATCAACCAATCATCGATCGGAAGATCCGGGGACAGCATGACCGCGAGGAAAGAGCGGCCCTTGATGCGGATAGAGCGAGCGTCTGTTAGCACTTTGGTCATCTATGTGAAGAAATCGTTGACCATGTGTAGCGCTGCTATGGTTAACAAAAAGTTAACGCGGCCTTAATATTACCCGTAACGACATGAGATTCTGCAAGTTCAGGATTGTCGCAACTTATTGGAAAGGCTTGATATTCCCCAGCGCACCACGCGGTTAATAATACGGCTTTCCGCTTGGGCCGCAAATCCGCCTCTGCGCTGGTTAACGCTCAGCCTTCCGCCTTGCGTTGTGCGTTGGAAATAGCGCGTGCGGCCTCTTCCGAGGAGTTGGCGAGCGTGCGCATCTCGGCGGCCAGCACGGCAAAACCTGATCCGGCCGTACCGGCGCGGGCGGCTTCGATGCCGGCATTGACGGCGAGCAGCTTGAGGTAGCGCAGGGATTGCAGGATCTCGCTGGTCTTTGAGGCGGTGACGCGCATGTCGGCGGTCTGCTCGTCGATTCGCTGGTAGAGTGATTCGATGTTGATGATGCTGCCTTCGAGATAGAGAAGTTCACCCTTGTCGTCCCAGATGCCGCCGCCGGTCTCGGTCACCCAGATCAGATGCCCCATGGCATGGCGGATGCGGTATTCCATCGTCCAGTCCGTGCGCTTTTCCAGCGCCCGTCCGACGATCTCGTCCATCAGAGGCACGTCTTCCTCGTACATGATCGCGGTGAAGGTGCGGGTGCGGTTGCCGATGATCTCGTCGGCGGGATAACCGAAGATGCGCTCGACGCCGTCGGTCATCTCAAGCATGGTGTAGTTTTCGTCGGCGCGGCAGCGGTAGAGAAAACCGTTCATGCGCCCGAGAATGCTCGTTTGAAAATCCATGAAGGCCACATCCGAAGAGAAGAGTTGCAGATGGATTTATGCCGTCTCGCTATAGGTCTTTATGCCGACGCGTGTCGTCGTCGCGATATGCCGGAAGAGCGTGCACGAACACCCTCCTCCGGCAATGCAGGCCCCCTCGTCAGTTGCGCAGATATTCCTCCATGGAATCGTCGAGCGCCTCGACCCAGGGCGTGTGGTGCGTCGGCGACATGTTGCCGGTCATCAGCGACCGATAGGCATGGTCGCGGAAGCCCATGATGTTATGGGCCTTGTGATGTTCCCACTCCATGAAGGTCCGGTTGGTGCCCTCGATGTCGAAGGAGGGATAATCGGTTTCGGCAAGCAGTTCCTTCACATAGTCGCCCTGATACCAGATCATCTGCTCGGCATCCTCGAGCGTCTCCTCGCGGGCGCGCCACATGTCGAAATTGGCCTTCAGCTCCTCTTCCGGCGGCAGGGTGATGCGGCCCATCATCACGTCGCGCGCCCACCAGGCCTGCACGTCGAACATGTTGAAGGTGTAGAACTGGTCCTGCATGCCGATGTAGAAAAGCTGCGGGTTCTTGTCGAAGATCACCCCCTTGTAGAGGCTGTCAGCCCAGAGGCGGTTGGCGGTCTTCAGCCGGAGATCGTCGGGCAGGAAGGGGAAGTGGTGCTGGTAGCCGGTGCAGAGGATCACGGCGTCGACCTCCTTGGTCGAGCCGTCGAGGAAATGCGCCGTGCGGTTTTCGAGCTTGGTCAGCAGCGGCCGCTCCTCGAAATTCTCCGGCCATTTGAAGCCCATCGGCTTCGAGCGGTAGCTCGTCGTGACCGATTTTGCGCCGTATTTCCAGCATTGCGAGCCGATGTCTTCGGCCGAATAGCTGCGGCCGACGATGAGGATATCCTTGCCCTTGAACTCCAGCGCGTCGCGGAAATCATGGGCATGCAGCACCCGGCCGTTGAAGGTCTTGACGCCCTCGAAATAGGGCACGTTCGGCGTCGAGAAATGACCGGATGCCACGACGACATAGTCGAATTCCTCGTCATACATCCGGTCCTCGATGCGGTTATGCGCCGTCACCGTGAACTTCTTCGTCTGATCGTCGAAGCGGACCATGCGCACCGGCGTGCTGAAACGCACCCAGTGGCGGACATTGGCCTTCTCGACGCGGCCCTTGATATAGTCCCAGAGCACGGCGCGCGGCGGGTAGGAGGCGATCGGCTTGCCGAAATGCTCCTCGAAGGAGTAATCGGCAAATTCGAGGCATTCCTTCGGGCCGTTCGACCAGAGATAACGATACATGCTGCCGTGCACCGGTTCGCCATATTCGTCGAGGCCGGTGCGCCAGGTATAGTTCCAGAGTCCGCCCCAGTCCGACTGCTTTTCGAAGCAGACGATCTCCGGGATTTCGGCGCCCTTCTGGGCGGCCGATTGAAAGGCGCGCAGCTGCGCCAGCCCGGAAGGACCGGCACCGATGACGGCAACTCTTGTCATGAAGCATTCCCCTCTTGATGATATCGCATTGCCTGGATTGCGCGTCTGCAAAGACGCGCGGCTCTGGTGCGCATCGCTGCGCGTCAGTCGGGATAGATGCCGGGGCTGGTTGGAGCCCCGTCGTCATATTTGGAAAGCCAGTCGATTGTCGTCTCGCGGAAGCGGGTGAGCCCCTTGTAGTCGATCAGCTCCGGCGGCAGCGTCTTCAGCACGCGCGGGAAGCGCCGCGCCCATTTCGGCACGGTGACGAGCTCTTCCATGTTCATCAGGTAGCAGCGGATGACGAAGAGGATGGCGTTCGAGCGCGGCAGGCGCCAGAGGCTCTGCAGCTCGACGCGCAGATGCACCTTCTCGCCGACATTGTCAGGCGTCACCGTGGTGCGGTCAGGACCCCACTTGTGATAATTCTCCGGGCTGGTGTCGAGGCGCGGATTGATCGTCATCGTCCAGTTGAAGCGCCGTGTCGGCTTGCCCTGCTGCAGGTTCAGCAGGAATTTCAAGGCCCGGTCGAAGACGCCGATTTGATGGGCGAGCGGCACCGGCCCGTGCCATTCCATGAAGTTCATGCCGATGTCGAAATCGAGCGACCAATCGGCCTGCGTCGTCACCATGCCGGCATCCATCCAGAGATTGCCGTCGCGCTGGTCGACGATGCAGAAATCGCCCTGGGCCTGGCGGGTAATATATTCGAAGGGCTCACAGGGCAGCGTCGAGGCATCGCCGAAGGTGAAGCTGTCGTCGATGCCGAGCGGTCGATTGATCCAGCGCCATTGGTCGCCGTCGCGGATCAGCGTGAAATGGTCGGGGTAGCCCGCCGCCTGCTGTTCCATCAAAAGTTCGAGCGTATCCCACTGCGCGCCCATCATGTGCGGCAGCGCCTGGTAGCGCAGCGGATCCTCCTTCAAGACCTGCGCCCGGTCCTGCATCTCGGCGACATAATGTTCGTCGACGTCGATCAGGCTTTCATAGACGGTCCCCGGCCGGCCGTGCACATGCGGCTCCATATTGACCGAATACATGTATTCGTCGCGATCGAAGGGAAACGGGAAGCGGCGGATGTTACCGGGGCTGTTGCGGTAGCTGAAATCGTCCCGGAATGTTTCCTGCTTGAAGGCGATTGCCATGTCCG
This region includes:
- a CDS encoding PAS domain-containing protein, translated to MDFQTSILGRMNGFLYRCRADENYTMLEMTDGVERIFGYPADEIIGNRTRTFTAIMYEEDVPLMDEIVGRALEKRTDWTMEYRIRHAMGHLIWVTETGGGIWDDKGELLYLEGSIINIESLYQRIDEQTADMRVTASKTSEILQSLRYLKLLAVNAGIEAARAGTAGSGFAVLAAEMRTLANSSEEAARAISNAQRKAEG
- a CDS encoding NAD(P)-binding domain-containing protein, coding for MTRVAVIGAGPSGLAQLRAFQSAAQKGAEIPEIVCFEKQSDWGGLWNYTWRTGLDEYGEPVHGSMYRYLWSNGPKECLEFADYSFEEHFGKPIASYPPRAVLWDYIKGRVEKANVRHWVRFSTPVRMVRFDDQTKKFTVTAHNRIEDRMYDEEFDYVVVASGHFSTPNVPYFEGVKTFNGRVLHAHDFRDALEFKGKDILIVGRSYSAEDIGSQCWKYGAKSVTTSYRSKPMGFKWPENFEERPLLTKLENRTAHFLDGSTKEVDAVILCTGYQHHFPFLPDDLRLKTANRLWADSLYKGVIFDKNPQLFYIGMQDQFYTFNMFDVQAWWARDVMMGRITLPPEEELKANFDMWRAREETLEDAEQMIWYQGDYVKELLAETDYPSFDIEGTNRTFMEWEHHKAHNIMGFRDHAYRSLMTGNMSPTHHTPWVEALDDSMEEYLRN
- a CDS encoding DUF3445 domain-containing protein, which codes for MAIAFKQETFRDDFSYRNSPGNIRRFPFPFDRDEYMYSVNMEPHVHGRPGTVYESLIDVDEHYVAEMQDRAQVLKEDPLRYQALPHMMGAQWDTLELLMEQQAAGYPDHFTLIRDGDQWRWINRPLGIDDSFTFGDASTLPCEPFEYITRQAQGDFCIVDQRDGNLWMDAGMVTTQADWSLDFDIGMNFMEWHGPVPLAHQIGVFDRALKFLLNLQQGKPTRRFNWTMTINPRLDTSPENYHKWGPDRTTVTPDNVGEKVHLRVELQSLWRLPRSNAILFVIRCYLMNMEELVTVPKWARRFPRVLKTLPPELIDYKGLTRFRETTIDWLSKYDDGAPTSPGIYPD